The proteins below come from a single Oxobacter pfennigii genomic window:
- a CDS encoding CBO0543 family protein, protein MTEAEKAQEMILKMQVQLRDASMEYWLNHVFNTWQWWLNIATLILPLILWWILADKKRLLEIIVFGFLASSFAVFFDTLGETSVLWEYPYLIIPMDYILIDTDYSVLPVAYMLAYQRFPKWKGFIIINIVISALFSFVAEPILLWMGFYETHGWKFIYSFPIYVLIAIISKGLITIFMRKQAAS, encoded by the coding sequence ATGACAGAAGCAGAAAAGGCACAGGAAATGATTTTAAAAATGCAGGTACAATTGCGGGATGCAAGCATGGAATATTGGTTAAACCATGTGTTTAATACCTGGCAATGGTGGTTAAATATAGCAACCCTTATTTTACCCCTTATATTATGGTGGATACTTGCAGATAAGAAAAGGCTGCTGGAGATTATAGTTTTTGGTTTCCTCGCCAGTTCCTTTGCCGTATTTTTTGATACCTTAGGCGAAACCTCGGTATTATGGGAATATCCATACCTTATTATTCCTATGGATTATATTTTAATTGATACCGATTATTCTGTGCTGCCCGTTGCATACATGCTTGCATATCAGCGATTTCCCAAATGGAAGGGGTTTATAATTATAAACATAGTAATTTCCGCACTTTTTTCATTTGTAGCAGAACCTATACTTTTGTGGATGGGCTTTTATGAGACCCACGGGTGGAAATTCATTTATTCTTTCCCCATCTATGTACTTATAGCAATTATAAGCAAAGGACTCATAACAATTTTTATGAGAAAACAGGCAGCTTCATAA
- a CDS encoding YdeI/OmpD-associated family protein, with protein MQEFTAEIKKHEGIDGAYIEIPFDVEEVFGAKRVKVKAWFDGMEYRGSIVRMGECYLIGLTQALRKEIGKVPGDLVEIKIVKDEEERIAELPEDFKSALERNTAAMNFYTSLSFSRKKEYLQWIVSAKKAETRAQRIEKSVELLENNQKLK; from the coding sequence ATGCAGGAGTTCACAGCAGAAATCAAAAAACATGAAGGAATTGATGGGGCGTATATTGAGATACCTTTTGACGTTGAAGAAGTTTTTGGAGCAAAGCGTGTCAAGGTTAAAGCATGGTTTGATGGCATGGAATACCGGGGCTCCATTGTCAGGATGGGCGAATGCTATCTGATTGGATTAACGCAAGCATTGCGAAAAGAAATAGGCAAAGTCCCCGGAGATTTAGTGGAAATAAAGATTGTAAAAGACGAAGAGGAGCGTATAGCTGAACTGCCTGAAGATTTTAAGTCTGCTCTGGAAAGAAATACTGCTGCAATGAATTTCTATACTTCCCTTTCATTTTCAAGAAAAAAAGAATATTTGCAATGGATAGTCAGTGCAAAAAAGGCTGAAACAAGAGCTCAGCGTATAGAAAAATCAGTAGAACTGCTTGAAAATAATCAAAAACTTAAATAA
- a CDS encoding undecaprenyl-diphosphate phosphatase — translation METIMLIIKSIILGIVEGITEFLPVSSTGHLVIFQNLIGFKGTNDYYVEMYTYVIQLGAILAVIILYHRKILDTLVNFFPKKVGYEKSGFKFWFMIFIACIPGGVIGILLDDLADMYLFTPVSVAITLFLGGIWMVYAENKFRTSSSKSANLNVTAKQALIIGLFQCLAIIPGMSRSASTIIGGWVAGLSTVAAAEFSFFLAIPVMSGMSLLKIIKIGGLSILTPNEIISLCVGFVVSFIVALVVIDRFISYLKKKPMKIFAVYRMIFAVIVLAAGFLGIFH, via the coding sequence ATGGAAACGATAATGCTAATAATCAAATCAATAATTTTAGGAATAGTGGAAGGAATAACGGAATTCCTGCCCGTGTCTTCAACAGGACACCTTGTCATTTTTCAAAACCTCATAGGCTTTAAGGGTACCAATGATTATTATGTTGAAATGTATACATACGTTATTCAATTAGGAGCCATACTGGCCGTTATTATTCTTTATCACAGAAAAATTTTAGATACCCTTGTAAATTTCTTCCCTAAAAAAGTAGGTTATGAAAAATCCGGCTTTAAATTCTGGTTTATGATATTCATTGCCTGTATTCCTGGAGGAGTAATAGGCATACTTTTGGACGATTTAGCAGACATGTATTTGTTTACACCGGTATCTGTTGCCATCACTTTGTTTTTGGGCGGTATATGGATGGTTTATGCCGAAAACAAATTCAGAACAAGCAGTTCAAAGTCAGCGAATTTAAACGTTACCGCAAAGCAGGCGCTCATTATAGGACTTTTTCAGTGCCTGGCAATAATCCCCGGCATGTCACGTTCAGCCTCAACCATTATAGGCGGATGGGTGGCAGGTTTATCCACCGTTGCCGCAGCAGAATTTTCATTCTTCCTGGCAATACCGGTTATGTCAGGCATGAGCTTATTAAAGATTATAAAAATCGGCGGTTTATCCATATTAACACCAAATGAGATAATTTCTCTTTGTGTTGGATTTGTTGTATCCTTTATAGTTGCGCTGGTAGTTATTGATAGGTTTATATCCTATTTAAAAAAGAAGCCTATGAAAATATTCGCCGTATACAGGATGATATTTGCAGTGATAGTATTGGCTGCAGGATTTTTAGGGATATTTCATTAA
- the rlmD gene encoding 23S rRNA (uracil(1939)-C(5))-methyltransferase RlmD, whose translation MRKGQIVEVLIEDTVFPSTGIGTIDGKKIEIKNAVLGQKVAVRITRNRKDKMEGKLLKVVEQPIESIDAVCPHFEFCGGCSHQHIPYDLQLKWKEREVLKLLDAKKIEGYTYDGIVKSPSEFGYRNKMEFTFGNEEKGGEITLGMHQPGKFHNITQISDCRIVDDDYNAIVNTISQYCRKKGLSFFSKVNHEGYLRHLVIRKSFKRNELLINIVTTTQIEHNFENLIEKLKSLSLNSNIVGFLHTFNDSVGDAITNQGCKVLYGRDYVIEEILGLQFKISAFSFFQTNSLGAEKLYGAVQEYLSDASGKTVYDLYCGTGTITQIVAQKAKMVYGIELVEEAIDSAIDNARLNNIENIRFIAGDVGEKLKEIEEKPDIIIVDPPRAGIGPKALKQIVDYGVKEIIYVSCNPKTLVDNLSDMIEAGYKLERVKLVDMFPHTRHCEVVVKIEHV comes from the coding sequence ATGAGAAAAGGACAAATTGTGGAAGTATTGATTGAAGATACAGTATTTCCTTCAACAGGTATCGGTACCATTGACGGAAAGAAAATCGAAATCAAAAATGCAGTGCTTGGTCAAAAGGTAGCAGTACGCATTACAAGAAACCGTAAGGATAAGATGGAAGGCAAGCTTTTAAAGGTGGTGGAGCAACCCATTGAATCCATTGATGCTGTATGCCCGCATTTTGAATTTTGCGGCGGCTGCTCTCATCAGCACATACCTTATGATTTGCAGTTGAAGTGGAAAGAGCGGGAGGTATTAAAGCTTCTTGATGCAAAAAAAATAGAGGGGTACACTTACGATGGAATTGTAAAAAGCCCATCAGAATTCGGATATAGAAACAAGATGGAGTTTACCTTCGGTAATGAAGAAAAGGGCGGAGAAATTACTTTAGGTATGCACCAGCCCGGAAAGTTTCACAATATTACTCAAATAAGTGATTGCAGAATAGTTGATGATGATTATAACGCTATTGTAAATACAATATCTCAATACTGCAGAAAAAAAGGCCTAAGTTTTTTCAGCAAAGTAAATCATGAAGGATATCTTCGCCATCTTGTAATAAGAAAATCTTTTAAAAGAAATGAGCTTTTAATAAATATAGTTACTACAACGCAAATTGAACATAATTTTGAAAACCTCATTGAAAAATTGAAAAGCCTGAGTTTAAATAGCAATATTGTAGGATTTCTTCACACCTTTAATGACTCTGTAGGAGACGCCATTACAAACCAGGGCTGCAAGGTATTATACGGAAGGGACTACGTCATAGAAGAAATATTAGGATTGCAGTTTAAAATATCGGCCTTTTCATTTTTTCAGACAAATTCATTGGGAGCCGAAAAGCTTTATGGTGCTGTTCAGGAATATTTAAGCGATGCTTCAGGAAAAACGGTATATGATTTGTATTGCGGAACGGGAACCATTACACAGATAGTGGCACAAAAAGCCAAAATGGTATATGGCATTGAGCTTGTTGAGGAAGCAATTGATTCAGCTATTGATAATGCAAGGCTTAATAATATTGAAAATATCCGCTTCATAGCAGGAGATGTGGGTGAAAAATTAAAGGAAATAGAAGAAAAACCGGACATCATTATAGTCGATCCGCCACGCGCCGGCATCGGGCCTAAAGCATTGAAACAGATTGTAGATTATGGCGTTAAAGAGATAATTTATGTATCCTGCAACCCTAAGACCCTTGTGGACAATTTAAGCGATATGATCGAAGCAGGGTACAAGTTAGAACGAGTCAAGTTGGTTGACATGTTTCCGCATACGAGGCATTGTGAAGTCGTTGTGAAAATTGAGCATGTCTGA
- a CDS encoding cysteine hydrolase family protein — MKKALLIIDVQNDYFNNGAYPLSNANMAAKNIQGVLGKFRAEGDLVIFIKHINMKESAAFFKPETAGSEIYKAIEPIEGETVIIKHTPNSFRDTELHQFLRLQEIEELVTVGMMTQHCVDTTVRAAYDLGYSNILLYDCCATKDLVFSGETIAASIVQSTFMAALSRGFSDVMSSTEYLRKIK; from the coding sequence ATGAAAAAGGCATTACTAATTATTGATGTTCAGAATGATTATTTTAATAATGGGGCTTATCCGTTATCTAATGCTAACATGGCAGCGAAAAACATTCAGGGTGTGCTGGGCAAGTTTAGAGCAGAAGGGGATTTAGTCATATTCATTAAGCATATTAACATGAAAGAGAGTGCTGCATTTTTTAAGCCTGAAACAGCCGGTTCAGAAATTTATAAAGCAATTGAGCCAATTGAAGGAGAAACAGTTATTATAAAACACACTCCGAATAGTTTCAGAGATACGGAACTACATCAGTTTTTACGATTACAGGAAATTGAAGAATTAGTGACTGTAGGTATGATGACACAGCATTGCGTAGATACGACAGTTAGAGCAGCTTATGATTTAGGATATTCCAATATACTTCTTTATGATTGCTGTGCAACGAAAGACCTGGTTTTCAGCGGCGAAACTATAGCTGCAAGTATCGTTCAATCTACCTTTATGGCTGCACTGAGTCGCGGGTTTTCAGATGTTATGAGTTCTACAGAATACTTGAGGAAAATTAAATGA
- a CDS encoding nitroreductase family protein, producing MDYFELLRYRQSTRKFTEEQISQNDLSDILAAANSTPVGSNLYKDIHLTVVQSRDVLNKLSKAAVKRWEDKAKIKKIVGDTPDVDLSQKAFDPFYGAQTVIFVSHRKQDLQPGIEFSNAACITYSMHLAAANLGLGSVFMWYALESMREIPELDNTAVLSLPDDFEPLIGIAIGHPATKLSARDLKTGKISINYL from the coding sequence ATGGATTACTTTGAATTACTACGTTACAGGCAATCAACAAGAAAGTTTACGGAGGAACAAATATCTCAAAACGACTTATCCGACATATTAGCCGCCGCCAACAGCACCCCGGTAGGCAGTAATCTGTACAAGGATATACATTTGACTGTGGTGCAGAGCAGAGATGTACTTAATAAGCTCTCAAAAGCCGCCGTTAAGCGATGGGAGGATAAAGCCAAGATAAAAAAGATCGTAGGCGATACTCCCGATGTTGATCTAAGTCAAAAAGCTTTTGACCCATTTTATGGCGCTCAGACAGTGATTTTTGTATCCCACAGAAAACAGGATTTACAGCCCGGCATTGAATTTTCAAATGCCGCGTGTATTACTTACTCAATGCACCTGGCTGCTGCAAATCTTGGTTTGGGCAGCGTGTTTATGTGGTATGCCCTTGAGTCAATGCGCGAAATTCCTGAGCTTGACAATACGGCAGTTCTGAGCCTCCCCGATGACTTCGAACCCCTGATTGGTATCGCTATCGGCCATCCAGCGACAAAACTTAGTGCGAGAGATTTAAAGACAGGCAAAATATCAATTAATTATCTGTAA
- a CDS encoding Rrf2 family transcriptional regulator, with the protein MRVSTQFPIAFHALMMIACFKDTRVTSEMVAGSAGCNAVTIRNIFSKLKKADLLSVKAGTGGTALGKPAEDITLWDIYAAVESDSADEIFKIHSKTSGSCPIGSNVRGLLSPHLDSAVAAMKAELSKVTLGQLIDELNPTQQTV; encoded by the coding sequence ATGAGAGTGAGCACACAGTTTCCGATTGCATTCCATGCGTTGATGATGATCGCATGTTTCAAAGATACAAGAGTGACTAGTGAAATGGTGGCAGGAAGTGCAGGATGCAACGCTGTTACCATAAGGAATATTTTCAGTAAGCTAAAGAAAGCCGATCTGTTGTCTGTAAAGGCGGGAACTGGGGGAACGGCTCTTGGCAAGCCTGCAGAAGATATTACACTGTGGGATATCTATGCGGCGGTGGAATCGGATAGCGCAGATGAAATTTTTAAAATTCATTCTAAAACATCGGGAAGCTGCCCTATAGGGAGCAATGTCCGCGGATTGTTGTCGCCGCACCTTGATAGCGCCGTAGCTGCTATGAAAGCAGAACTTTCAAAAGTAACTTTGGGTCAACTGATAGATGAACTTAACCCCACACAACAGACCGTGTAA
- a CDS encoding FMN-binding protein — translation MKNWLKAINVAVIIAAIFGGIFLRDLNSYRQMIEGITFSKVDIGVVPDGTYNGEYDAGMIYARVSVVVKDGEITTIKLLEHKNGRGAAAEKIINEMVRMQTIDVDAVSGATNSSKVIKKAVDNALPGSIQK, via the coding sequence ATGAAAAATTGGCTGAAGGCAATTAACGTGGCGGTTATTATCGCAGCTATTTTCGGAGGTATCTTTCTGAGAGACTTAAATAGTTACCGCCAGATGATTGAAGGTATAACGTTTTCAAAGGTTGATATTGGTGTAGTGCCTGATGGTACATACAACGGCGAATATGATGCGGGTATGATTTATGCAAGGGTGAGCGTTGTTGTCAAAGACGGGGAGATTACCACCATCAAGCTGCTGGAGCATAAAAACGGTCGCGGGGCAGCTGCCGAAAAGATTATCAACGAGATGGTGCGTATGCAAACCATCGATGTAGACGCGGTGAGCGGTGCGACAAATTCGAGTAAGGTTATTAAAAAGGCTGTGGATAACGCACTGCCTGGTTCAATTCAAAAATAA
- a CDS encoding MerR family transcriptional regulator yields the protein MSQLLKIGDFSQLSRISIRMLRYYDELGILIPEHINKESGYRYYSPQQLSLAFRIQALKDMQFSLETIRDILKTYDNIDNLKRYLLLRYDEMKIEVIEKQGKLKLLESVINRIGKDCNYMKYNVVIKELPSRYVASLRGILPGNQQDGLLWDKLSKQIETQNVEYALPCYPVTIYYDEGYKEKDLDVEIQITVNGKYVDMEDVRFITTEPMTVASVIINGSYEQLPEANEAVAKYISDNEFTISGHMFNIYHVNPGMEANPENWVTEICYPVTK from the coding sequence GTGTCACAACTGCTTAAAATAGGAGATTTTTCACAGTTATCCAGAATCAGCATACGAATGCTACGATATTATGATGAGTTGGGCATTCTAATTCCTGAACATATAAATAAAGAATCAGGATACCGGTACTATAGCCCTCAGCAATTATCTCTTGCCTTTCGGATACAGGCATTAAAGGATATGCAGTTCAGTCTTGAGACCATACGTGATATACTTAAGACCTATGATAATATTGATAACTTAAAACGGTATCTATTATTGCGGTATGATGAAATGAAAATTGAAGTCATTGAAAAACAGGGTAAGCTAAAACTGCTGGAGAGTGTGATAAATAGAATCGGAAAAGATTGTAATTATATGAAGTATAATGTAGTAATCAAAGAATTACCTTCACGTTATGTTGCCAGCCTAAGAGGTATTTTACCTGGCAATCAACAGGATGGCCTGTTATGGGATAAACTATCAAAGCAAATAGAAACGCAGAATGTAGAATATGCATTACCGTGTTATCCTGTAACAATTTACTATGATGAAGGTTACAAGGAAAAGGATCTGGATGTGGAAATCCAGATAACTGTTAACGGTAAATATGTTGATATGGAAGATGTTCGTTTCATTACTACAGAACCTATGACTGTTGCTTCAGTAATTATAAATGGAAGTTATGAACAATTGCCTGAAGCAAATGAAGCTGTTGCAAAATATATATCGGACAACGAATTTACCATATCTGGGCATATGTTTAACATTTATCATGTAAACCCCGGAATGGAGGCAAATCCAGAGAATTGGGTAACTGAAATATGTTATCCGGTTACGAAATGA
- a CDS encoding nitroreductase family protein: protein MQTGFNNETLKNIKQRRSTRSFKDEQIKDEELQAVLEAGLYAPYAWEYSRHFTVIQNKELLGRLNIAAKEAARQMALEHLRELGSNECFNCLYNAPTLIIVSGDEKAPVPIEADCAAATQNLLIAAESIGLGSCWIFFVLLAFNSPQGTELLKELKIPDDYKPCYSVLLGYKNTATVNMPEKNPDLITYIK, encoded by the coding sequence ATGCAAACTGGATTTAACAATGAAACATTAAAAAACATTAAGCAACGCAGAAGTACCAGAAGTTTTAAAGATGAACAAATTAAGGATGAAGAATTACAGGCGGTACTGGAAGCAGGGCTATACGCACCTTACGCATGGGAGTACTCACGGCATTTTACTGTAATTCAAAATAAGGAACTGCTGGGCAGATTAAATATTGCAGCAAAAGAAGCCGCCAGACAAATGGCTCTTGAACATTTAAGGGAATTGGGGAGCAATGAGTGTTTCAATTGTTTATACAATGCACCAACACTGATTATAGTTTCCGGCGATGAAAAGGCTCCGGTACCTATTGAAGCGGATTGTGCTGCAGCAACTCAAAACCTGCTGATTGCCGCAGAGTCAATCGGTCTGGGGTCATGCTGGATTTTCTTTGTTTTATTAGCATTTAACTCTCCGCAGGGAACCGAATTGCTAAAAGAACTGAAAATACCAGACGATTACAAGCCATGCTATTCGGTTTTGCTTGGGTATAAAAATACCGCGACGGTCAATATGCCAGAAAAAAATCCTGATCTCATAACATATATAAAATAA
- a CDS encoding DUF2785 domain-containing protein, whose protein sequence is MDRRKRLILELRKIQENQYKVAETKKQWEYIVWMLEYIGDTDPELRDDLIYNTLYEWIDVKEYFNEDQLRHILFILLDEKHLFYQIGSDGNDSVFTRTFSSLGVALILNRHRKKAFLSIDEFIEIKNKFIGYYTSEMDLRGYIQGSGWAHGTAHGADVMDELVQCSESDGGVIREILKAFKKVMYNGKYIFCNEEDERISRVVFRIIKENLLSKHAIIKWLEELSECIEWQRDRLQYVARVNAKNFVRCLYFKMMHYDNTLDIIDEIFKSEEKLNRFLQLDQELIEKMQI, encoded by the coding sequence TTGGATAGAAGAAAACGGCTCATATTAGAATTAAGAAAGATACAGGAAAATCAATATAAGGTAGCAGAAACAAAAAAGCAGTGGGAGTACATAGTATGGATGCTTGAATATATTGGCGATACTGATCCAGAACTCCGTGATGACTTAATATATAATACATTATACGAATGGATAGATGTAAAGGAGTATTTTAATGAAGATCAGCTTAGACATATTCTTTTCATTCTTCTCGATGAAAAACATTTATTCTATCAAATAGGCAGCGATGGAAATGATAGTGTTTTTACAAGAACATTTTCATCATTAGGTGTAGCTCTGATTTTAAATAGGCATAGGAAAAAAGCGTTTCTAAGTATTGATGAGTTTATTGAGATCAAGAACAAATTTATAGGATATTATACTTCAGAAATGGATCTTAGAGGATATATTCAAGGATCAGGATGGGCTCATGGGACAGCTCATGGCGCCGATGTAATGGATGAGCTGGTACAATGCAGTGAAAGTGACGGAGGAGTGATTCGAGAGATCTTAAAGGCTTTTAAAAAGGTCATGTATAATGGGAAGTATATTTTTTGCAATGAAGAGGACGAGCGCATAAGCCGTGTTGTTTTTAGAATTATTAAAGAAAACCTTTTATCCAAGCATGCTATTATAAAATGGCTTGAAGAATTAAGTGAATGTATTGAATGGCAAAGAGACCGACTGCAGTATGTCGCAAGGGTTAATGCCAAAAACTTCGTCAGATGCCTGTACTTTAAAATGATGCATTATGACAATACACTGGATATTATTGATGAGATATTCAAGTCCGAAGAGAAATTAAACCGGTTCCTTCAACTAGACCAAGAGCTGATTGAAAAAATGCAGATTTAA
- a CDS encoding VOC family protein: MQKIIPHLWYDKEAVEAVQLYVNLFEDSKIISIDKIPDTPSGDAQTVDFQLAGMRFSAISAGPYFTLNPSISLMVACSSQEEVDRLYDNLSVGGAELMPLGEYPFSKRYAWIQDKYGLGWQLMLVENMSQHQRIRPVLLFAGEVCGKAEEAIDYYLSVFEESSKGYVNYYQAGEPKDGRAKINYSELNIQGNQFVAMDHGFGGDFTFNEAFSLMILCANQAEIDYFWDKLSFVPEAEQCGWVKDQFGLSWQIVPYNMNEIMASGTKEEVKRITEAFLKMKKLDIAALEKARLG, translated from the coding sequence GTGCAGAAAATAATCCCTCATTTATGGTATGATAAAGAAGCCGTCGAAGCAGTGCAATTGTACGTAAATCTTTTTGAGGATTCAAAAATAATTAGCATCGATAAAATTCCTGATACCCCATCAGGCGATGCACAAACCGTTGATTTTCAACTTGCCGGTATGAGATTTTCCGCAATAAGCGCCGGTCCCTACTTTACTTTAAATCCGTCAATTTCTTTAATGGTAGCTTGCAGCAGTCAAGAAGAAGTTGACAGATTGTATGATAATCTGTCAGTGGGTGGGGCAGAACTCATGCCCTTAGGTGAGTACCCCTTCAGTAAACGTTATGCCTGGATTCAGGACAAATATGGTCTCGGCTGGCAGCTCATGCTGGTTGAAAATATGTCACAGCACCAGAGAATAAGACCGGTTTTGCTGTTTGCAGGGGAAGTGTGCGGCAAAGCGGAAGAAGCTATTGATTACTATCTTTCAGTTTTTGAAGAATCCAGTAAAGGCTATGTGAACTATTATCAGGCTGGAGAGCCAAAGGACGGGAGAGCAAAAATAAATTACAGCGAGCTTAATATCCAGGGAAATCAGTTTGTTGCTATGGATCATGGCTTTGGTGGGGACTTTACGTTTAATGAAGCGTTCTCTTTGATGATTCTTTGTGCAAACCAGGCAGAAATCGATTATTTCTGGGATAAACTTTCTTTTGTTCCCGAGGCTGAGCAGTGTGGATGGGTTAAGGATCAATTCGGTTTATCATGGCAGATTGTACCGTACAATATGAATGAAATTATGGCAAGTGGAACTAAAGAAGAAGTAAAACGGATCACAGAGGCATTTCTAAAAATGAAAAAATTGGATATAGCTGCCCTTGAAAAGGCACGGCTAGGTTAA
- a CDS encoding ArsR/SmtB family transcription factor produces MDKNKLFIVLAEPNRRKILDLLRTQERSVGELVEILHLSQPGISKHLRILREANLVNVKKEGQSHIYQLDAEPLREIHNWFEPYQHFWSDKLDSLEKHLETEDRLINTKKRMNK; encoded by the coding sequence ATGGATAAAAACAAATTATTTATTGTATTGGCAGAACCTAACCGCAGAAAAATTCTTGATCTTTTGCGTACACAAGAACGTTCCGTAGGAGAGCTGGTTGAAATACTACATTTAAGTCAACCAGGTATATCAAAGCATTTACGTATTTTACGTGAAGCCAACCTTGTTAATGTTAAAAAGGAGGGACAATCTCACATTTATCAATTGGATGCTGAGCCTTTGCGTGAGATCCATAATTGGTTCGAACCATATCAGCATTTTTGGTCAGATAAACTGGATTCTTTAGAAAAGCACCTTGAAACAGAAGATAGACTTATTAACACGAAAAAACGTATGAATAAATAA
- a CDS encoding SRPBCC family protein — translation MLAVIEKNQEGYVARFERHLKFPVEQVWSALTENDKLSKWFSELSIEDLKEGGKIKFDFGDGTFEELEIIEVKKYSVLEYTWGEDRVRFELFHEPEGCRLVLIEKIKNITDQTSKDLAGWHVCLSVINALLSGNTYDQREDEWKVWAEKYEQLTQGISEK, via the coding sequence ATGTTAGCAGTAATAGAGAAAAACCAAGAAGGCTATGTGGCACGTTTTGAACGTCATTTAAAATTCCCTGTTGAACAAGTATGGTCTGCATTAACAGAAAACGATAAGCTGTCAAAATGGTTCTCTGAATTATCTATAGAGGATTTAAAAGAAGGAGGCAAAATTAAATTTGATTTCGGCGACGGTACTTTCGAAGAGCTTGAGATTATTGAGGTTAAGAAATATTCGGTCTTGGAATATACCTGGGGGGAAGACAGGGTTAGATTTGAGTTGTTTCATGAACCGGAAGGCTGCCGTTTAGTCTTAATTGAAAAAATTAAGAATATTACCGACCAAACATCTAAAGATCTTGCTGGGTGGCACGTGTGCTTAAGTGTTATTAATGCCCTTCTAAGTGGTAACACATATGATCAACGAGAAGATGAATGGAAAGTATGGGCAGAAAAATATGAACAGCTGACACAAGGCATATCAGAAAAATAG
- a CDS encoding FeoA family protein, translating to MLSLAKGKLNTPYTVNSVNTDREDIRKFLFTLGCYPGERVTIISKLASNYIINIKDARYSIDEDLAKAIIV from the coding sequence ATGTTATCATTGGCAAAAGGAAAACTCAATACACCATATACAGTTAATTCTGTTAATACTGATCGAGAAGATATTCGCAAGTTTTTATTTACACTGGGATGCTACCCGGGTGAAAGAGTAACAATAATTTCCAAATTGGCATCTAACTATATCATTAATATAAAAGACGCAAGATACAGCATAGATGAGGATTTGGCAAAGGCAATTATAGTTTAA